aagaagaaccttCTTGATTTCAAAGACGTCATGGCTTCTCTTCTTGATCGAGTCCATGAGCTTCTTGGTCGTCGTGTCTCTCTTCACCTCATCAGCTCTCTCCAACCCGACCCAGGTACCCATTCTCTCTTTAACCCGACCCGTTTACAATTTGCATTCAGATCCATATCTTAAAAGTTATCctctttttttccatttcatCACTAAAGTTTCCATCTTTTATTAGCTCGATTCATGAAACAGAggattactctgtttttttcttacatcaGTCTTGTTCTTCTTTGGTTAATTGTTCTAAGAATCGATTTTTAGAAGAAACTAGGATTACTAGTGACTATAGTAGTTTCATTTGTTGTTATAAATCATGATGTTGTGACAAATACNttttttttttttttttttttttggtagtttctGTGTTTTATtacttcaaataaaataatattttggccttttgacaaaaaaaaaaaatataatattttggtcTTTTGGGTATTATGTATCAGCCAATGAGAAGAGAGGAAAACTTGGGAAGGCAGCACATCTGGAGAAATgggtaacaaaaataaaaacgtcAGTAACCGCTGAGGAAACCGCGTTTGGAGTGACGTTTGATTGGGACGAGTCAATGGGACCACCGGCTGCGTTTGTGATCAAGAACCACCACCATAGCCAATTCTACCTTAAGTCCCTCACCCTCCGCGGCTTCCCGGAAGGTCCGGAAGGCGAAGGCGGTCCAATACATTTCATATGCAATTCTTGGATCTACCCGAATCATAGATACCGTTCTGACCGCTTTTTCTTCTCTAACAAGGTAAGACGCTAATTGGGGACAAGTGGGGTTtggtaataatatattatacattaaTTAAACCTGAAAGTACTAGCTTTATGGCTTTTATATTCGACTTGgaattctatatattatattctatAACTAATCCTAGATTGCTAAGATTTTCCATGTGATAAATATTCTTAAACCCGCAGCTCATTTCTTTCTAAATAATCTAATCTGATAAGTAGAGGGGattaagttaattaattaagggGTACTGGACCTGGTGAGTGGTATGTTAGTAGTAGTGTGTACTGTAAAGTAATAGGAAATATCCTAATCCATATGGCATTATCTTTAgtgttaataatttattttgattgaaTAGAAGAGAGTTTTGGAATATTCGTGTACGTGTGtaaaacatattatttgtaCCAAAGAATGAAACCCGGACCTTACGGATTATCTTTACAAGTCACCTTCTATGCCTTTAttccaaatatatttatatatataatatataatagaatCCTTTTTAATAACGACAACTATTTTTaagttattgatatttatatttttttttcttgattttttatgCTTACTACACAATAAAATGGGGTGGGACTGGCTCTACTATAGTGTCAACAGTCAAAAAGGAATAGATGGGTTGGAAGGAcatctaaatttaattttatctttactATTTAACCTTAATTTAAACCGATGGATTAATGTAAATTGTAAATACATGAAGTGACAAGTTTACtaactttttagtttttcttttttcatataaactaaaaaaaaggcaTACCTTCCAAGTAAGACACCTGAGCTAATGAAAGAGCTAAGAGAAGAAGAGCTAATGAATCTAAGAGGTAATGAGAAAGGAGGAGAACTCAAAGAATGGGACAGAGTTTACGACTACGCTTATTACAACGACTTAGGTGCTCCGGAGAAAGGTCCTAACTCAGTCCGTCCGGTTCTCGGTGGTTCACCTGAGCTGCCTTATCCTCGCCGTGGAAAAACCGGCCGTAAACCTAATAAAGCCGGTTAGTCAACTcaaacttttgagatcatttaTACATTGCAAAACTCAATGGTTACTTGACGTATACGTCATTGTTTGATCAGACCCTAAGTCCGAGAGCAGACTGGCATTTCTAAACCTTAACATATACGTGCCAAGGGACGAGCGGTTTAGCCATGTGAAATTCTCTGACTTCCTCGCTTACGCACTCAAAGCGTTGACTCAAGTGCTCGTCCCTGAGATCGCCTCTGTTTGCGACAAGACCATCAACGAGTTTGACTCCTTTGAAGACGTTTTTCACCTCTATGACGGTAGTATTAAGCTCGCCAATGGTCACACCATTTCTAAGCTCCGTGACATTATTCCATGGGAGATGTTTAGAGAGCTCGTCCGTAACGATGGAGAAGGGTTCTTGAAATTTCCCTTGCCTGACATCCTCAAAGGTAACGTATAAACAGTTATGTATTCCAATCATACctaaatattttgttgattttgacaTATATGATCGTTTACATTATTACAGAGAGTAGATCAGCTTGGAGAACCGACGAAGAGTTTGCCAGGGAAATGCTGGCTGGTCTCAATCCAGTGGTGATTAGTCGTCTCCAGGTTTAAATCTTATCATTCAACTTCGTCTTTGGAATAATTGAAATTCATCGATTGATCTCGCTTGAttactaaataatttgaatatacaATAATGCAGGAGTTTCCACCAAAGAGCAATCTCGACTCTGCCAAGTATGGAAATCAAGATAGTTCCATAAGAGAAGAGCACATAGAAGCATACATGAACGGCCTCAATGTCCAAGAcgtaagtatatataatatactttttcttgtttgacGAGTAACAGCTTTATAGCCATTTGTAGCTAACTgcagttggttttgttttgttttgtgtttgtatcAAAAAAAGGCTTTGGAACAGAATAAGCTATACATATTGGATCACCACGATGCATTAATGCCTTACCTGACGCGGATAAACTCAACAAACACTAAAACCTACGCGACTCGAACCCTTCTGTTGCTTCAAGAAGACGGAACTCTGAAGCCTCTCGCAATAGAGTTGAGTCTTCCACACGCACAAGGCGAATCACATGGATCCGTGAGCAAAGTTTTCACACCAGCAGAGACAGGAGTAGAGGGATCGGTTTGGCAGCTTGCAAAGGCTTACGCTGCGGTTAATGATTCCGGTTATCACCAGCTTATAAGCCATTGGTAAATAAATGGTGACAACATTATGAACTAACTAGAAAATGATCAAGATTTGATTTCAGTTTATGGTTTTTGCAGGTTGGAGACTCATGCGGTGATTGAACCGTTTATAATAGCGTCGAATAGGCAACTCAGTGTGGTCCATCCGATCTATAAGCTTCTACATCCTCATTTCCGTGACACGATGAACATCAATGCATTGGCGCGACATGTCCTCATAAGTTCAGACGGAATTCTGGAGAGAACGGTCTTCCCTGGTCGATACGCCATGGAACTGTCTTCTTCAATTTACAAGAATTGGGTTTTCACCGATCAAGCTCTCCCAAAAGATCTCCTCAAAAGGTAAAGCATCAAGTCTCTTTCTACACAATTGTTGAGCCATAAGTAAACCTAGAATCTTGTGTGACAAGTAAGACGTAACCTTAAAATGCCCTGTTTCTGCAGAGGACTTGCCGTGGAAGATCCAAACAGCGACAATGGTGTTAAGCTTTTGATCGAGGATTACCCTTATGCGGTCGACGGATTAGAGATTTGGTCAGCAATCAAAACGTGGGTCACTGAGTACTGCTCATTCTATTACAAGAATGACAAAACCGTCCAAAACGATACAGAGATCCAATCATGGTGGACCGAGCTCCGAACCAAAGGCCACGGCGACAAACAACACGAATCATGGTGGCCATCGATGCAAACCCGCTACGACCTTATCGAATCCTGCACAATCATCATTTGGATCGCTTCTGCTCTTCACGCAGCAGTCAATTTCGGACAGTACCCTTACGCTGGGTTTCTCCCTAACCGTCCTACGGTCAGCCGCCGGTTTATGCCCGAGCCAGGTACCGTTGAGTACGCTGAGCTGGCAGAAGACATTGACGTAGCATTCTTGAAGACAATCACGCCGCAGTTACAGACTCTTCTTGGGATCTCCATCATAGAGACCTTGTCTATGCACTCAACGGACGAGGTCTACTTAGGGCAGAGGGAATCACCGAATTGGACGGCTGATGATGAGGCTTTAGAGGCGTTTAGACGGTTTGAGAAAGAACTGGAGCTGATAGAGAACAATATCATAAGGAGAAACAATGACAAGAGATTGAAGAACAGGACCGGACCGGTTAACATACCGTATACTCTGTTATACCCGAATACTACAGATTACACAAGAGAAGGTGGGCTTACTGGGAAAGGGATCCCTAACAGTGTCTCAATCTAGAGTTACTCCTCTTGATTATGTGATTATTTAACttagtattttcttttcttttggggttTTTGCTTGCTATTATGAACTCTTCTACGTTACTATCCATTGTTCATATGATTCACATGGTCGCTTAAAGAATATACAGTATTTTTCCCCTtggttttatttactttccaccactgttttgttttgtttttttttttaaactaaattaaagcTACGACATGAGTCACACAGttttaaacactaaaaacaATACAGccaaaatgaaatattagaagAAGTGTAAATTTGGTAACCGAGTCTTCCGCTTCGGTTAGCTTCTTAGTTCATCATCGAGGACAACTAGCCACGACCACGACTATTTCGTCTCCAACAATATGAATCTTGATCTCCACAGATTTTGTGTGCTAAGTAGTGTATACAAATATCGTAAAAATGTATATCAGATTTATAGTAGATCACAATATGTTCCACTACAATGATctatatactattaattgggagTACACtttaaggataaaaaaaaaacaaaaaccatatcaTATATCATATTGCCAAACTGacctattaaaaaaacaataatatctctacaaaaataatttctcaatacattttaaattaaaagatttaaatatttagctaaataaataatatctcaacttcaatatccatttcttaaaacaataatattggaaaaaatattaatggccgagctaaattaaaaaattgctGATACAAAATCTTTGCCGTAAAATTATCGGAAAaactaaaatagaaaacaaaatcaaactttacatttattatcaacaattaaaataaattttagactAAATAATGTTTGGTTATGGAAGAGtttcaatcaaatattatagtagagtatttcaaacaaattaaaagggATTTTTTCCACAACCACTGTTTTACcatttataaagattttgtttgattccaaTGATATAATTTCTCtactaacaaacaaatatcaaatattccaatcttataaatatttttaaattagttagaTCATAAATTTCGGCCTAAATATTTATCAATCTTAAAATGAtgtatgtatcattttttttattttatttttgtttttacggcaaaaaaaaagtgtcatttAAAATTTCACAATTAAGATATTCTAGATTCCTTCttatcaaacctaaaaaaaaaacttaagtagCCGACTTCAAGCactatagaaataaaatatgatacCATCATCGTtgtttacctttttattttcttagttgTGTATcacttttttgtaattaatattttctttttcagtgtGTGTTATGTTAACATTTCTTTCAtcatttggtttataattaCTTATTCTTTATGAAATCTTACTTAAATAAACTGATAACTACTATATATTTTGTGTAAGATTTCAAGTTAACATAGTTGGAGAAGCCTAAGCAGAAGAGTCTAAACCAAGGAAGCCTGAAAAATTCATATATAGAATTGGATTTTAGCCCAAATGCGGGAATGAAGATTTCAAAGAAAACAGCTTCTTCCAAACAAGAAAAAGCATGTAGGATTATGAAATGCAAAGGATGTAATTGGTAAgactcgaaaaaaaaaattctataaaaatttcaatttttatgtaTTCTAATAACAGGTTATATATTAAGCTGTAGTGaggcaaaataaaaaataaaaaataatcagagAGTCCAACTCTAAGCAACAAGgtgaatttcaatttttagtGCCAAGGTTTATGGCTGTAATTTCAACAAGTGTTTTTTTCCATAGTTTCACAGTCCTACATCTTAGTGCTGATAGATTTTATAATACGTGGAAACTTTAGTATAAATATACTTCACTTTAAACTTATAATAACCCTTCTAtgttgaaacaacccttcccgttttttttattataaataatattaattcactagtggtctcatacccactaacaacctagcaacaatcaacaacagcagataacaaaacaattccattaaaccaataagatatccaacaataacaatccaataaccaacaatgcaataatccataaccaaaaatgaaataaccaagttccaacatcctacaatgttctatcaactcaacactagcaacccAACAagagctagaccacaatcaatcaagtctctagaacatcctcctcctcatcgccttgattccacgattacactttgcctttacctgcaccacaaacacatattgagatgcatgagtgataactctttaatttacatgtttttagcatcatttttttgtccatattttgcattgttcacacccttaacttagcatttttaggtcattaactgtacgaattcacttttaggccatttagggtgttgcatttttgcattttcatattttggatgaaaacaggtgcttaagagcctaaaatgggggaaaacaagggcaaacccgagcatgtactcgaaggagccatcgagctgcaagaacagtccgaaccccaacacgatcaaggaggatccaagagcaggaagaacaacccgaagatctacccgaggagtaactcgaccttatcctcgtgtatcccatcgagtagaccctcgggcaggactgggaagctaggtcaaagaggtttccatatataaacccctcctctccttcctcgcaaacgagcacgccgcagaccctcaaatcagagagcgagagcttctgagagagaactgagcgactcaaactcttttcaccttttgttaggatttgtttcatatctttttatcatttctttagatttctatcttgtattcttACTACTATACTCTACCgtttattataatgcaattttcattcatatatgcttttatgtttcttgctatgatttccgagtagtgtagtaaagtttctagggatgggatagatgattttgtgttcttgatcggttaggatgtcttagtttgattgtatatgtttaatagatttccttctagattggtgttcttaatgctgtcaacaaaccgagagggtgagattagatctaaggtgttttaccaccgagaggtgtagatgagatgcttgaatcaaccaatacTAGatgtttactcacttagcctaagagattagatgagtaaagGGTTTACTGATAATAATGTACCGGatcttattgcctgcttggtcatgtttctccaacgagagttgggtaggggagtgatcaaggttgattgtttctatcacgagagtgttttaacaagattttagagattcattgtctagaaaATAtctgcttgaggcatgtaagacatctgtactagtcaggaatacttaggattcgattaccccatccttagaagctttcgtatcttaattgtttgcatttcattcatcactcgatcccttacccgaacaggtacacgatcacctgcttcgagaaACCCCTCGActtgttcatacttcatttgcttactcgatcaccccacccgatcctatactcgaatgcttgcatcgagtgcttaggtcgtgtggttctttgtttatattcttttcttttcttttattattttaggattgttagacaaaacccttatttacttggcttgacttgcattgttctgattgcatccttcctgctagcataaaacaaccatttggattgataaccctttgtactacaactgcatagggaattgataccctgggtgaaaatcccgCTTATCAATGAGTATtgttataaacactcagtgaggccatcctcccatctactgggctatacacacaagcaactgagattctattgttaagctaaacaaataaacacaatcaGTACATCAAACCAGGCAAAACTCAACATCGGTTAAGATTGGGGTCGATCGACGCTAGCTCGCTATCAgaccaaccgccttaagctatggcatccaggaagtcactcacagaCACTCCccgacattttttttaataataaataataaataataaatatataaataaactacaactagtggtcccatatccactagcaacctaaccacaatcacaaccaacagcggaatatcAATACCAATAAAcgtccaataataaccaatatcataacATAAACCATATCTGATAACCAaacatcagaaaacatgaaaccagcaacctagcaatgtttctaatgactcaactctagcaacctagcaatgccagaaaacatccaatcgagtccctagaacatcctcctcttcattgccttgattccacgtcacactttgcctttacctgcaccacaaacacacattgcaatgcatgagtattttataaacactcagtaaggaaatcctcccatctactgggctatacacacaagcaatagagtcatctctaaccatgaaacaacaatcaacaataacaaaccaggacactgcatcgaccgacaccaacatgcatcgaccgacgccacatggggatgcatcgaccgacgcagaAGCTACATCGAcagatgcaagtgtaacttgcatcaaccgatacCCAATCCGCATCGAGCAACGCATGCTcaacataacacgaaaaccctagagttttacgcgccgtcctcgcatttgcatcgactgacgcaagatatgcatcgaccgacgcaatgtcaagcaccatgttttccccgaagcttctcgccggatcttcgttcctacaaccacaaaactcgatcccaagtcacaagaaagcttcctaatgtCCATagcaacaatctaacaagtctaacatcacacaacaagcagattaaagagttctctagcttagataagccatggtcctgcacttacctttgccaagacgaatctgaacccaAGCACAAGAAGAAACGCTTCTaagaagctcctacaacgatcccagctacaaatctctacaggaacagcttgaaatctcccaaaaacctcaagaacgctcaagaacactttaactcttctctttttctcaaaaacggctaaagtcgtctaatgagacaaaaagaaCGACTTAAGGATTTCCTTTCCCCTTTGaccaaaatgcagcgtttgacttaagccAAAACGCACGAAATTGAGTCAGCATCGACTGATGCTTctgctgcatcgaccgatgcacatcccaaaccgggatttcggttcacggatgttacaaccctcaacggtctcgcctccaaggtcATATTGGGCTGAatatcctcaggaatcttagccaacaaccgatcaccctcgtgaagacttCCTCAGCAttgacacatgaaataccttgtggaacacatgcataacctcaggcaactccagccggtatgccactggtcccacccgctcaactactctgaacagacccatgtacctcggactcaacttagtctctgtcaatgacctgttcggagcccgcaacatggccatcttgaggtacactctatcaccaacctgaaactcaagatccttcctcctcttatcagcatagctcttctgccgatcctgagcctccttcatgttcagcctcaaaacccgaatcttctccgaggtctcctgaataaaatccgcaccatatatgctcctctccaccacctgagtccaacataacggtgtacgacacggtctcccatacaatgcctcataaggGGCCaccccaatactcgcctggtagttgttgttgtaagcaaactccaccatgctcaaatgatctgcccaatgaccaccccaattcAACATgcacatcctcagtaaatcctccaaaatttggatcgtcctctccgactgaCCGTCCCTCTGAGGAtggtaggctgtactcatatgcaccttcgtgcccgtCTTTGCCTGAaacgccttccagaacaccgagaTGAACTTGGAGTCTCTATcggacacaatactagcaggcacgccatgcaatctgactatctccctcacatatttCTTGGCCataaccgctgctccatcagttttcttgatggccagaaagtgcgcagacttagtcaaacggtccacaatgacccaaatcgcatcaaacgtcctcgacacaggcaatcccaccacgaagtccatcgtgatcatattcCACTTCCACNNNNNNNNNNNNNNNNNNNNNNNNNNNNNNNNNNNNNNNNNNNNNNNNNNNNNNNNNNNNNNNNNNNNNNNNNNNNNNNNNNNNNNNNNNNNNNNNNNNNNNNNNNNNNNNNNNNNNNNNNNNNNNNNNNNNNNNNNNNNNNNNNNNNNNNNNNNNNNNNNNNNNNNNNNNNNNNNNNNNNNNNNNNNNNNNNNNNNNNNNNNNNNNNNNNNNNNNNNNNNNNNNNNNNNNNNNNNNNNNNNNNNNNNNNNNNNNNNNNNNNNNNNNNNNNNNNNNNNNNNNNNNNNNNNNNNNNNNNNNNNNNNNNNNNNNNNNNNNNNNNNNNNNNNNNNNNNNNNNNNNNNNNNNNNNNNNNNNNNNNNNNNNNNNNNNNNNNNNNNNNNNNNNNNNNNNNNNNNNNNNNNNNNNNNNNNNNNNNNNNNNNNNNNNNNNNNNNNNNNNNNNNNNNNNNNNNNNNNNNNNNNNNNNNNNNNNNNNNNNNNNNNNNNNNNNNNNNNNNNNNNNNNNNNNNNNNNNNNNNNNNNNNNNNNNNNNNNNNNNNNNNNNNNNNNNNNNNNNNNNNNNNNNNNNNNNNNNNNNNNNNNNNNNNNNNNNNNNNNNNNNNNNNNNNNNNNNNNNNNNNNNNNNNNNNNNNNNNNNNNNNNNNNNNNNNNNNNNNNNNNNNNNNNNNNNNNNNNNNNNNNNNNNNNNNNNNNNNNNNNNNNNNNNNNNNNNNNNNNNNNNNNNNNNNNNNNNNNNNNNNNNNNNNNNNNNNNNNNNNNNNNNNNNNNNNNNNNNNNNNNNNNNNNNNNNNNNNNNNNNNNNNNNNNNNNNNNNNNNNNNNNNNNNNNNNNNNNNNNNNNNNNNNNNNNNNNNNNNNNNNNNNNNNNNNNNNNNNNNNNNNNNNNNNNNNNNNNNNNNNNNNNNNNNNNNNNNNNNNNNNNNNNNNNNNNNNNNNNNNNNNNNNNNNNNNNNNNNNNNNNNNNNNNNNNNNNNNNNNNNNNNNNNNNNNNNNNNNNNNNNNNNNNNNNNNNNNNNNNNNNNNNNNNNNNNNNNNNNNNNNNNNNNNNNNNNNNNNNNNNNNNNNNNNNNNNNNNNNNNNNNNNNNNNNNNNNNNNNNNNNNNNNNNNNNNNNNNNNNNNNNNNNNNNNNNNNNNNNNNNNNNNNNNNNNNNNNNNNNNNNNNNNNNNNNNNNNNNNNNNNNNNNNNNNNNNNNNNNNNNNNNNNNNNNNNNNNNNNNNNNNNNNNNNNNNNNNNNNNNNNNNNNNNNNNNNNNNNNNNNNNNNNNNNNNNNNNNNNNNNNNNNNNNNNNNNNNNNNNNNNNNNNNNNNNNNNNNNNNNNNNNNNNNNNNNNNNNNNNNNNNNNNNNNNNNNNNNNNNNNNNNNNNNNNNNNNNNNNNNNNNNNNNNNNNNNNNNNNNNNNNNNNNNNNNNNNNNNNNNNNNNNNNNNNNNNNNNNNNNNNNNNNNNNNNNNNNNNNNNNNNNNNNNNNNNNNNNNNNNNNNNNNNNNNNNNNNNNNNNNNNNNNNNNNNNNNNNNNNNNNNNNNNNNNNNNNNNNNNNNNNNNNNNNNNNNNNNNNNNNNNNNNNNNNNNNNNNNNNNNNNNNNNNNNNNNNNNNNNNNNNNNNNNNNNNNNNNNNNNNNNNNNNNNNNNNNNNNNNNNNNNNNNNNNNNNNNNNNNNNNNNNNNNNNNNNNNNNNNNNNNNNNNNNNNNNNNNNNNNNNNNNNNNNNNNNNNNNNNNNNNNNNNNNNNNNNNNNNNNNNNNNNNNNNNNNNNNNNNNNNNNNNNNNNNNNNNNNNNNNNNNNNNNNNNNNNNNNNNNNNNNNNNNNNNNNNNNNNNNNNNNNNNNNNNNNNNNNNNNNNNNNNNNNNNNNNNNNNNNNNNNNNNNNNNNNNNNNNNNNNNNNNNNNNNNNNNNNNNNNNNNNNNNNNNNNNNNNNNNNNNNNNNNNNNNNNNNNNNNNNNNNNNNNNNNNNNNNNNNNNNNNNNNNNNNNNNNNNNNNNNNNNNNNNNNNNNNNNNNNNNNNNNNNNNNNNNNNNNNNNNNNNNNNNNNNNNNNNNNNNNNNNNNNNNNNNNNNNNNNNNNNNNNNNNNNNNNNNNNNNNNNNNNNNNNNNNNNNNNNNNNNNNNNNNNNNNNNNNNNNNNNNNNNNNNNNNNNNNNNNNNNNNNNNNNNNNNNNNNNNNNNNNNNNNNNNNNNNNNNNNNNNNNNNNNNNNNNNNNNNNNNNNNNNNNNNNNNNNNNNNNNNNNNNNNNNNNNNNNNNNNNNNNNNNNNNNNNNNNNNNNNNNNNNNNNNNNNNNNNNNNNNNNNNNNNNNNNNNNNNNNNNNNNNNNNNNNNNNNNNNNNNNNNNNNNNNNNNNNNNNNNNNNNNNNNNNNNNNNNNNNNNNNNNNNNNNNNNNNNNNNNNNNNNNNNNNNNNNNNNNNNNNNNNNNNNNNNNNNNNNNNNNNNNNNNNNNNNNNNNNNNNNNNNNNNNNNNNNNNNNNNNNNNNNNNNNNNNNNNNNNNNNNNNNNNNNNNNNNNNNNNNNNNNNNNNNNNNNNNNNNNNNNNNNNNNNNNNNNNNNNNNNNNNNNNNNNNNNNNNNNNNNNNNNNNNNNNNNNNNNNNNNNNNNNNNNNNNNNNNNNNNNNNNNNNNNNNNNNNNNNNNNNNNNNNNNNNNNNNNNNNNNNNNNNNNNNNNNNNNNNNNNNNNNNNNNNN
The Camelina sativa cultivar DH55 chromosome 15, Cs, whole genome shotgun sequence DNA segment above includes these coding regions:
- the LOC104746689 gene encoding linoleate 9S-lipoxygenase 5, chloroplastic-like, which translates into the protein MIHTDIAEILCVKPKTKKKTKTKTMEQDVKKTKTMKIEGEVVVMKKNLLDFKDVMASLLDRVHELLGRRVSLHLISSLQPDPANEKRGKLGKAAHLEKWVTKIKTSVTAEETAFGVTFDWDESMGPPAAFVIKNHHHSQFYLKSLTLRGFPEGPEGEGGPIHFICNSWIYPNHRYRSDRFFFSNKAYLPSKTPELMKELREEELMNLRGNEKGGELKEWDRVYDYAYYNDLGAPEKGPNSVRPVLGGSPELPYPRRGKTGRKPNKADPKSESRLAFLNLNIYVPRDERFSHVKFSDFLAYALKALTQVLVPEIASVCDKTINEFDSFEDVFHLYDGSIKLANGHTISKLRDIIPWEMFRELVRNDGEGFLKFPLPDILKESRSAWRTDEEFAREMLAGLNPVVISRLQEFPPKSNLDSAKYGNQDSSIREEHIEAYMNGLNVQDALEQNKLYILDHHDALMPYLTRINSTNTKTYATRTLLLLQEDGTLKPLAIELSLPHAQGESHGSVSKVFTPAETGVEGSVWQLAKAYAAVNDSGYHQLISHWLETHAVIEPFIIASNRQLSVVHPIYKLLHPHFRDTMNINALARHVLISSDGILERTVFPGRYAMELSSSIYKNWVFTDQALPKDLLKRGLAVEDPNSDNGVKLLIEDYPYAVDGLEIWSAIKTWVTEYCSFYYKNDKTVQNDTEIQSWWTELRTKGHGDKQHESWWPSMQTRYDLIESCTIIIWIASALHAAVNFGQYPYAGFLPNRPTVSRRFMPEPGTVEYAELAEDIDVAFLKTITPQLQTLLGISIIETLSMHSTDEVYLGQRESPNWTADDEALEAFRRFEKELELIENNIIRRNNDKRLKNRTGPVNIPYTLLYPNTTDYTREGGLTGKGIPNSVSI